The following is a genomic window from Bombina bombina isolate aBomBom1 chromosome 3, aBomBom1.pri, whole genome shotgun sequence.
TTTATAACGCTATTTATCTTTTTAATGAGCATGTTATCATTATGTGATTAGCTACACGCACATTCAATACTAATTTACACAACAACACTCTGTATCTATAGATCACACGTttcaataaattgttattttatttctatttctttttttttcttctttttttgcttGCTACCAGGAGTGGAAGGGTTATAAAGCTAAAATGTCCAATGACATCACCTATTTACCCACTTAATCCTCTTTCTTCTTGGCATTAGAGTCTGAAAAGAAACTGAAGGTTTATTGGTCGCTCCCAGGAGTTAAGTTGATGGGAGACACACTGTATGTAAAATGTGTGTATTTTTAAGGGGTCCAGATTCCCAGCTCCTACGACATTGCCTAAATTAAAAAGCAACCAATCGGAACGGCCGGAAgaatggagggggagagagggatgcTAGTCCTGAACCAGTCAATGCTCAGCTGTCAATCACCCAGCGTGGAGCCAATCAGCGGGGTCCTTCTCCTCAGCTTCCTAGTATTTGGGATAGTGTGGTGGTGTGCGCGCGCCTGACTGGGTAAACATTCTACACTCCGCGCGCTGCGAGTGAGGGAGGGACGCCGAGAGCTGTCAGTGGGAGAAAGGGGGAGGCTGAGCTGAGCCTCCAGTGCAACCCAGACAACTTCCCCAAGAGTTAGTGTCTAAAGGCAGCGCAGCAGAACACAGCCGTCTAATGTAGTGCTTCCCTGCAGCGGAGGCACACAGCGAAACAAGCCCAAGCACTCTGCAGCGAGAAGGAGATGCGGAAGCACCTACCTGAGCAACTGACGGCACCGACCAGAGGCTCAGGCTGCAGCAGCAACTTTTGAGTAATGTTTCTTCATCACAGGAAGTTTGGCAGCGCATTTTTAGTAAACTTGTGAAGGAGGGGACTTAAAGGACTCAACAAAAAAATCATTCAAAGACTTTCAAATGCCAAGAAAGGGGAAGCAATAAAAGTGAAGAAAAGGGGAATTGCATTGGCGAGGAAAGGGGACCACAAGGGGAACGGGACTGTTATTTCTCTGTGGATAGGACCCGCTAACAGGTGAACTGAGCGCTGCGTGGAGGAGGGGGGAAGCCCTCACTTGGAGACACTGGGAAGGGGCTGATCCTCCAAGGACAAAAGTGCATCTCAAGGGGGAACCCTACACAGGCTGCGGGGGAGGAGAAGAGGAAGCCCCAAACCTGTGGATAGCAACGGGCAGGGGGGAAGCTATGGCCACGGCTGCTTCTAACCCCTACCTCCCCAGCAACAGCATCCTCTCCCCCGGATCCATTGTGCATTCGGACtcggggggaggaggggggatgcAGCCTGGCAGCGCAGCAGTCACCTCAGTGTCAGGCGGCTACCGGGGGGACCCCACGGTGAAAATGGTGCAGAGTGACTTCATGCAGGGGGCCATGGCGGCCAGTAACGGGGGGCACATGCTGAGCCACGCACACCAGTGGGTCACGGCGCTGCCACATGCGGCGGCGGCGGCTGCTGCAGCTGCTGCGGCGGCGGCGGAGGCGGGATCGCCTTGGTCTAGTAGCCCAGTGGGGATGACAGGGAGCCCGCAGCAGCAGCAACAAGACGTCAAAGGGGGTTCTGGCAGGGACGATTTGCACCCGGGGGCAGCCTTGCACCATCGGCCGCCTCACTTGGGACCCCATCAAGGCCACCCGGGAGGCTGGGGGGCAGCAACAGCATCTCACATCCAGTCTATGGCAGGAGGGGCGTCACAGCAACagcagcagcaacaacagcagcagcagcagcaagctCTGCTTTACTCCCAGTCCGGGGCATTCACTGTGAACGGTATGCTGAGCCCACCCCCGGGGAGCCAGAGCCTAGTGCACCCAGGCTTGGTGAGGGGAGATACACCTGAGCTGGGGGACCATCCTGGCCATCATCATCACCATCACCACCAGCAGCAGCATCAGCAACATCACCAGCAGCAGCATCACACAGGGGTCAACAGCCACGACCCCCACTCTGATGAGGATACCCCGACCTCAGATGACCTGGAGCAATTTGCCAAGCAGTTCAAGCAGCGTAGGATAAAGCTGGGCTTTACCCAGGCGGACGTGGGCCTGGCATTGGGCACCCTCTATGGCAATGTCttttctcagaccaccatctgtaGGTTTGAggcgctgcagctcagtttcaagaaTATGTGCAAGCTCAAGCCCCTGCTCAACAAGTGGCTGGAGGAGGCCGACTCCTCAACTGGCAGCCCCACCAGCATCGATAAAATAGCAGCCCAGGgcagaaagagaaagaagagaacctCAATAGAGGTGAGCGTCAAGGGGGCACTGGAGAGTCACTTCCTCAAATGCCCCAAACCTTCAGCACAGGAGATCACCAACCTTGCGGACAGCCTGCAGCTGGAGAAAGAGGTGGTCAGGGTCTGGTTTTGCAACCGGAGACAGAAGGAAAAAAGAATGACTCCTCCAGGGATCCAACAGCAGACCCCGGATGATGTCTACTCCCAGGTGGGCAATGTGGGGGCTGACACGCCGCCCCCTCACCATGGGATGCAGACTAGTGTACAATGACTGGAGTGGGCACCCAGCAGCAGCGGTGTGGCTAGGGAAGCCACATGGGGTAATCCAATAAGACTCACCCAGACTGCtctttttatataattataaataataataactataaaaaaataaataagcacagcagggagaaaaaaaaaacgactTTAAATGGGCAATTTCAGCAATTATACTGTTCCTGCTGTGGCACATGGGTGGAAATGCAGAATGCACCAAAAAAAATCTGCAGATGtccctttttattatatattatattttttaatattttttattttccttccgGTTCCCATCCATTTATAGCAAACTAAATCTCCCACATATTGTTTTTGAGATGATAAACATCCAGTATGTGTTGCCcaccccaaaacaaacaaaaataaattaaataaggtatcttaagtaaataaataaacataatttaatgACACAAAGGAGTAATCTATTTGGAGCTCCTACCTGGAATTTGCCAGCATTAAAGAATACAATTTTCTCTAGTTATCTACAGATAGTCAGAGCAGATCCTTGAGAGCAGATCACCAAACAATAGCAAAAAGTCTccaactttgagaaaagcaatgaAGCACTGAGTACTAAAATTGTCTTCAAGGGAGTAAATAAATACATTGGAATATACTCAACAGCAACCAGGAAGGATATGAGCGTATAATTGTTACTTGAGGTTTTATGCTTAAAAAGTTTAGTGAACAGACAGAAGTAAATATTGGATTCTAATAAGATGTCAaatatcctgtttttttttctctagaatTAATTCCAGAAAACCATTAATAAGTTcctccgttttttaaaaaaatatttttgactgacTTACATTAAAAGGAAAGGggattagagagaaaaaaaaatctggacATCTGCAGCTGCACTTAACTTCTCACTTAATTTGTTGCCAACTTTGGGTGCTGGCAAGGAAATTATTCAATGCTGCCATTTCCATGCAGTATATTTGGTaggttttaatattaaaaataaaaaataaaaaaagactgtaaTGAAAATTAGATCTGGATATTgatctaaaaaaaaattgctttatattTTCATCAAAAAgacttcttttaatattttattcaaaataactATGAACTTCTGCAAAAACGGtaatttattttttccccaaaTCTTGTattatgtgtttcttttttcagatgagcacaagtgaacaaaaaaaaaatgacaaaaaaaaagtaCTATGAACAGTTGTTAGATAACAATGGTCTCTTTTGATGTGATCATTtgattgtaatttaattttagtagtGGTTACGTACGAGATGATTGagaaaataaatttgttagaaTGACAAAATTTGTGTCTGATGTATAAAAATTATATTGGGTGAAATATTAATTTCAAAAGCAGTCATTTTCAAAATGTCATAGTTCAACCGTACACAAGATACAATGCATTTCCCAGTGTAAATAGTCCTGTTTAATAATTCACTATGCTGACAATAGTTTACCCCAAAATATAACCAACCgtgaacaattaaaataaatacaaaatatgtattttaaatacatatgttGCAAAAGTTATCTGGTAAatccaatatattttattatatttcatattttttacatttgGTCTAcactatttttgttaatttatttttagtttatagaGTGTCCCTCTATAAAACTATACTGGCTCcattaactaaaaacaaacaaacataaactaATAAGGAATGAACATCATTATAGTTTTTCCATGCTGATATGAGAACAATTGTGATATATTTATTTCTGAGGACCAGTTTTATAAATTTTGTCCCTGGTTTTTAAAGTTTTCTGGTTTCAATTATTTTCCATTGATTATTTTATCTATGTTTGCAATTATATCACATTTTTTACAGTTGTGAATAGCTCATAATTTGGTTAAAATGTAAATAGACCGGTTTCACTGTGTTCTTTAATACGacctatattttctttctgatcagACGCATTTCTAGCTTATTTTAGGAAGCACAATTTCCatttatgcattttgtatcatttaGTTAAACAGGCTatgtttactttattattatttttttattattgatggtCAGACAGCTTTTATTGGGGTGTATTGTGTGTTATTATTCGGTACAGCAATATGTAGGAAACTGCAATACAAGCAAGATACTTTTTCTGTAGAAAGCATTCTGTCATTTTATAATTACAAAATGTAAAGGAAGCTTTATTTTTGTATCTCAGGGTAACTATATCATTCCACATAAATCCCTATGGGGAATCCATATGGGAACTTTAATACCTACTAATGACATCATATATGATTTGTTTTAggaattaaaaaaatgtcaaataatTTGTGAATCGTTGGTTGTGAAGTGTAAGGGCTTTTAATGATATTTTTCTATAGATCACCTAGTGGATGATCTCCCAGCAGTGAGGCGTGTTGGGATGTGCTTCTTATTCACACGTGAGCTAAAATCCTATTTTTCACACACGAAGGGTGGAGATTTAACTAGACAGGGGGTCCGTTTATTTGAACGAATTAGAAGCACTTGGACCAAGAAAGCAGCCAGAGCTGCCTTTTGCTTTACTAAGACCCTAAAgaggttgtatgtgtgtgtgtgtgtgtgtgtatgtgtgtgtgtgtatgtgtgtgtgtgtatgtgtatgtatatgtgtgtgtgtgtgtgtgtatgaatatgtgtgtatgtgtgtgtgtgtgtgtatgtgtgtgtgtgtatgtgtgtgtgtgtgtgtgtatgtgtgtgtgtgtatgtgtatgtatatgtgtgtatgtgtgtgtgtgtgtgtatgtatatgtgtgtatgtgtgtgtgtgtgtgtgtatgtgtgtgtgtgtatgtgtgtgtgtgtgtgtgtatgtatatgtgtgtatgtgtgtatgtgtgtgtgtgtgtgtgtgtgtgtgtgtatgtatatgtgtgtatgtgtgtgtgtgtgtgtgtgtgtgtgtatgtatatgtgtgtatgtgtgtgtgtgtgtgtgtgtgtatgtgtgtgtgtgtaattgccaATGCAGGATTTATCTTTTCTTGTGCCAATGATCTTCAATAAGGTCACACAATCTTTTGTATTGTTGGTTGTACAATAATGTTGCTAGAAATGATCGATAATGGGTATATAGTGGTTACTGTCTTTTTCTCTTCTCATCCTGACTTGTAATAGACAATAGGTCTTTCTTTTCTTCTGCTGATGTTGTCTTGTCTGTGCCAGCATGGAAGTCAGCTGCCTGACAATGCAGAGTGTAAAGCCAAGAGATGATTGCTGCATGCTGTATTCCCACTAGTGTAAATAACCACTGTGTCTTGGTTTTATAGTGGGGAAGAGCCACTCTGGGTGATGGATCTAATTGATCAGCGGACTAGGTCGTATCTGTCTCCTTAATCCTTTGACTGCCAAAGAGGCCTGCAACGCATTGCATACAAATAGATTGCAGCCCCCTCTTGCAGCCAAGGGGATTAAGCTGGTGTGATAATCTATTACTTCTTTGTACCTTCGCCTTTTCCTCTACATCCCCAGACATTGTatcatattgtattatattatgatGACTGATTTGTACTAGAAATTccataagaaaaaattaaaataaaccttatTGTCAACAGTTTTACCAATAACTATAACATTATTtagtattacttttttttaattacatgtttTGTTcccttaaattatatatatatatatttgtaacctatTTATCTTGTTATAATACATTTGGTTGTATTTATCCGtttattttcttaataaaataGCCTTCTCAAGCTAATTTAAGTCAAGCAAACAGACACGATTGTTGTTTTTTACTGTAGAATGGGCACAGGTAGGGATATTGCATGAAAACCTATCATGATGTTGTTGAACCCCTCATACAggtttcatacacacatatacctattgtgcacATGTGCTCTGACACAGGAAGGGGTTCTCGTTCTAAAAAAGTAATCTATTAACTAACGTGCTTATAGCCATGTGTTTTCCATTTTA
Proteins encoded in this region:
- the POU3F3 gene encoding POU domain, class 3, transcription factor 3 — translated: MATAASNPYLPSNSILSPGSIVHSDSGGGGGMQPGSAAVTSVSGGYRGDPTVKMVQSDFMQGAMAASNGGHMLSHAHQWVTALPHAAAAAAAAAAAAAEAGSPWSSSPVGMTGSPQQQQQDVKGGSGRDDLHPGAALHHRPPHLGPHQGHPGGWGAATASHIQSMAGGASQQQQQQQQQQQQQALLYSQSGAFTVNGMLSPPPGSQSLVHPGLVRGDTPELGDHPGHHHHHHHQQQHQQHHQQQHHTGVNSHDPHSDEDTPTSDDLEQFAKQFKQRRIKLGFTQADVGLALGTLYGNVFSQTTICRFEALQLSFKNMCKLKPLLNKWLEEADSSTGSPTSIDKIAAQGRKRKKRTSIEVSVKGALESHFLKCPKPSAQEITNLADSLQLEKEVVRVWFCNRRQKEKRMTPPGIQQQTPDDVYSQVGNVGADTPPPHHGMQTSVQ